In Oscillatoria salina IIICB1, the following proteins share a genomic window:
- a CDS encoding protochlorophyllide reductase, producing MEQERKSTVAITGASSGVGLQAAKALADRGWFVVMACRNLDKTKKAAESVGMPADSYQIIHLDLASLNSVREFVKDFRETGRTLDALVCNAAVYLPLSKEPQRSAEGYELSVATNHLGHFLLCNLMLEDLQKSSLSEPRMVILGTVTANPKELGGKIPIPAPPDLGNLQGFEAGFKEPIAMINGKKFKSGKAYKDSKLCNVLTMRELHRRYHDSTGIVFSSLYPGCVATTALFRNHYSLFQKIFPLFQKYITGGFVSEELAGERVAAVVADPEFSESGSYWSWGNRQKKGRQSFVQEVSDEASDDDKAKRLWELSEKLVGLA from the coding sequence ATGGAACAAGAGCGTAAGTCAACAGTTGCAATTACTGGTGCGTCTTCCGGAGTCGGTTTGCAAGCAGCAAAAGCCCTTGCTGACAGAGGTTGGTTTGTTGTCATGGCTTGTCGGAATCTCGACAAAACGAAAAAAGCTGCTGAAAGCGTTGGAATGCCAGCAGACAGCTACCAAATTATCCATCTCGATCTCGCCAGTTTGAATAGTGTACGAGAATTTGTCAAGGACTTTCGTGAAACTGGCAGAACCTTAGATGCTTTAGTGTGCAATGCGGCAGTTTATTTGCCTTTGTCAAAAGAACCACAACGCAGCGCCGAAGGTTATGAATTGAGCGTCGCGACAAATCACTTGGGTCATTTTCTCTTGTGTAACTTAATGCTCGAAGATTTGCAAAAGTCATCACTTTCCGAGCCAAGAATGGTAATTTTGGGAACCGTAACAGCCAACCCGAAAGAGTTGGGAGGAAAAATTCCCATTCCTGCACCTCCAGACTTGGGAAATCTCCAAGGTTTTGAAGCAGGATTCAAAGAACCAATTGCGATGATTAATGGTAAGAAGTTTAAATCTGGTAAAGCTTACAAAGATAGTAAACTTTGTAATGTTTTGACAATGCGGGAGTTACATCGACGCTATCACGATTCTACGGGGATCGTTTTTAGTTCTTTATATCCCGGATGTGTGGCGACTACAGCTTTATTTAGAAATCACTATTCCTTGTTTCAGAAAATATTCCCCTTGTTCCAGAAATATATTACTGGAGGATTCGTAAGCGAAGAGTTAGCTGGAGAGCGGGTTGCAGCCGTAGTAGCTGACCCAGAATTCAGTGAATCTGGTAGTTATTGGAGTTGGGGAAATCGCCAAAAGAAAGGTCGTCAGTCATTTGTCCAAGAAGTTTCTGATGAAGCGAGTGATGATGACAAAGCGAAGCGTCTGTGGGAATTAAGCGAAAAGTTGGTGGGATTGGCTTAA
- a CDS encoding DevA family ABC transporter ATP-binding protein, translating into MKKEPVVEIENLNHYFGKGALRKHILFDINLTLKTGEIVIMTGPSGSGKTTLLTLMGGLRSPLYGSLKVLGQELVGARKSQLVKIRRNIGYIFQAHNLLRSLTARQNVQMSLELHNKFTPAEAKGTAIAILEAVGLGERVNYYPDNLSGGQKQRVAIARALVSHPKMVLADEPTAALDSKSGRDVVELMQKLAREQGCTILIVTHDNRILDIADRLIHMEDGHLVRNRANDIVTSTQA; encoded by the coding sequence CATTATTTTGGTAAAGGAGCGCTAAGAAAACATATTTTATTTGATATTAACTTGACGCTAAAAACAGGAGAAATTGTGATTATGACAGGACCTTCTGGTTCTGGGAAAACAACCTTACTCACATTAATGGGAGGTTTGCGTTCTCCCCTGTACGGTAGTTTAAAAGTTTTAGGGCAGGAATTAGTAGGAGCGAGAAAAAGTCAATTAGTAAAAATTAGACGTAATATAGGCTATATTTTTCAAGCACATAATTTACTGCGATCGCTAACAGCTAGACAAAACGTACAAATGTCACTTGAATTGCATAATAAGTTTACTCCAGCAGAGGCAAAGGGAACAGCTATTGCCATTTTAGAAGCAGTCGGGCTAGGTGAGAGAGTAAATTACTATCCGGATAACCTTTCTGGGGGACAAAAACAGCGAGTAGCGATCGCGCGAGCTTTAGTCAGTCATCCAAAAATGGTATTAGCAGATGAACCCACTGCGGCACTAGATAGTAAATCTGGCCGGGACGTAGTCGAACTCATGCAAAAACTAGCGAGGGAACAAGGATGCACGATTTTGATTGTCACCCATGATAACCGCATTTTAGATATTGCCGATCGCTTGATTCATATGGAAGATGGACACCTGGTTCGCAATCGAGCTAATGATATAGTAACCTCTACTCAAGCTTAA
- a CDS encoding D-Ala-D-Ala carboxypeptidase family metallohydrolase, translating to MAKLTLIQRNYYYLLEAERSGIHKPILAALYAASAAPSLADGETGLGIFPVNQISSEQLDTFPEQVQYAANTIRALTDSLINLGWSGEDLWNAEKGRYSDKFVETVADGYIPTAKEKAAARLESTDFGKLLSAYRVDMEINFDYSQLPQNLAYLDTALLKLVERVPEYYLGWAHQRDALLEAARLWRKLDSQESARSALAAEANVLPENLTESELDLLLKEYVERISANYGGYPHQREALLRLTQLWRQLESRVEAIASLENNTSPDPGLASLDPALIAFVRRVPQYYEGKGQQRNALTEAFRVWRQLSDRAEVLEVLGIDPTILTANTGEQESLVNLATQLDMELLSFVQRIPSAYQEIDYQREALLRLVQLWRGLKTRSQTIASLSEDLKILARERPQIEDRFRAIAIPPRPENWTPENIQLFAPIIPDGAFTWAEATAGGIFIPSDLTTVEAIVRIATLAQRVRDRLGLPLIIASWYRPPHVNHALGGAKTSRHCFGDAIDFVCEHLTGNQIYWTLDPWFPGGLGRYTQFPYLCHIDARGYRARWQH from the coding sequence ATGGCTAAATTAACACTGATACAGCGTAACTACTACTATCTCCTCGAAGCCGAACGTAGTGGCATTCATAAGCCAATACTAGCGGCACTTTATGCAGCTAGTGCTGCACCTTCTCTGGCTGATGGGGAAACTGGATTAGGAATTTTTCCCGTGAATCAAATTTCCTCGGAACAGCTTGATACTTTTCCCGAACAGGTACAGTATGCAGCGAATACAATTCGCGCTTTGACTGATAGTTTAATTAATTTGGGTTGGTCGGGAGAGGATCTTTGGAATGCTGAAAAAGGTCGCTACAGTGACAAATTTGTGGAAACAGTAGCTGATGGGTATATTCCTACAGCGAAGGAAAAGGCAGCCGCACGTTTAGAGTCTACGGATTTTGGGAAACTTTTGTCTGCTTATCGGGTAGACATGGAAATTAATTTCGATTATTCCCAACTGCCGCAAAATTTAGCTTATTTAGATACGGCATTGTTGAAATTAGTGGAGCGCGTTCCTGAGTATTATTTAGGTTGGGCGCACCAGCGAGATGCCTTATTGGAAGCAGCGCGGTTGTGGCGGAAATTAGATAGTCAAGAAAGTGCGAGATCGGCTTTGGCGGCTGAGGCGAATGTTTTGCCGGAAAATTTAACTGAGTCCGAGTTAGATTTGCTCCTGAAGGAGTACGTGGAGCGCATTTCTGCTAATTATGGGGGCTATCCCCATCAGCGAGAAGCTTTGCTGCGTTTGACTCAACTGTGGCGACAGTTGGAAAGTAGAGTAGAAGCGATCGCCTCTCTGGAAAATAATACTTCTCCCGATCCAGGGTTAGCATCTCTCGATCCGGCTTTGATTGCTTTTGTGCGACGAGTTCCTCAATATTACGAAGGTAAGGGTCAACAACGCAATGCTTTGACAGAAGCTTTTCGAGTTTGGCGACAGTTAAGCGATCGCGCGGAGGTTTTGGAGGTTTTAGGAATCGATCCGACAATCCTCACTGCTAATACTGGCGAACAAGAAAGTTTAGTTAATCTGGCGACTCAGTTAGACATGGAATTGCTGAGTTTTGTCCAACGTATTCCTAGCGCTTATCAAGAAATAGATTATCAGCGAGAAGCTTTGCTCCGACTTGTCCAACTTTGGCGAGGTTTGAAGACGCGCAGCCAAACGATCGCCTCTTTAAGCGAAGACTTAAAAATTTTAGCTAGAGAACGTCCTCAAATCGAAGATCGATTCCGAGCGATCGCTATTCCCCCTCGCCCGGAAAACTGGACTCCAGAGAACATTCAGCTTTTTGCACCAATTATCCCAGATGGCGCTTTTACCTGGGCAGAAGCCACCGCAGGCGGGATTTTTATACCTTCAGATCTAACAACCGTAGAAGCGATTGTCAGGATTGCTACACTAGCACAAAGGGTGCGCGATCGCCTTGGTCTTCCCTTGATTATCGCTAGCTGGTATCGTCCTCCTCACGTTAACCATGCGCTTGGTGGGGCGAAAACTAGTCGTCATTGCTTTGGAGACGCGATCGATTTTGTTTGCGAACATCTCACGGGAAATCAAATTTACTGGACTTTAGACCCTTGGTTCCCTGGTGGTTTAGGTCGATATACGCAGTTTCCCTACCTTTGCCACATTGATGCGCGGGGATACCGGGCAAGGTGGCAGCATTAG
- the tyrS gene encoding tyrosine--tRNA ligase, with the protein MPPGNQTSDLDWLFRGTSEIFPDRPDSQNPQENLAQLLAQSDRPLRVKLGIDPTGADIHLGHSISFRKLRAFQDADHVAVLIIGDFTAQIGDPTGKSEVRRQLSPQEVRENARDYLDQLRPILDFDTPGRLEIRYNSEWLSKLDLAKIQELLATMTVGQMLAKEGFAERFSQENPIYLHEFLYPLMQGYDSVAVQADVELGGTDQKFNIAVGRDLQRHFGQKPQFGLLLPILIGTDGVQKMSKSLGNYVGLKEDPLTMYSKLQGIPDALLDEYFELLTNLFLDELPENPRDRQKLLALDVVSQYHGKDVALKARESLENISGGDTAAAEAVPTYSLSNVQFPAPVYYILNASGLCKSSGEGRRQIQGGAVRLDGDRLTDATLEIQSPEELSGKVLQVGKKKFVRLIP; encoded by the coding sequence ATGCCGCCAGGAAACCAAACCTCGGATCTTGATTGGCTTTTTCGGGGAACTAGTGAAATTTTCCCAGATCGTCCGGATTCTCAAAACCCTCAAGAGAATTTGGCTCAACTTTTGGCACAATCTGACCGACCTTTACGAGTTAAGTTGGGTATTGACCCTACTGGTGCTGACATCCACTTGGGTCATAGTATCTCATTTCGCAAGTTACGAGCGTTTCAGGATGCCGATCATGTAGCTGTCCTAATTATTGGTGATTTTACTGCTCAAATTGGCGATCCGACTGGTAAGTCGGAGGTACGTCGCCAATTATCTCCCCAGGAAGTTCGGGAAAATGCTCGCGATTATTTGGATCAGTTGCGTCCAATTTTGGATTTTGATACGCCGGGACGTTTGGAAATTCGCTATAACTCGGAGTGGCTGTCAAAGTTGGATTTGGCAAAAATTCAGGAGTTATTGGCGACAATGACTGTGGGGCAAATGTTGGCGAAGGAAGGCTTTGCTGAACGTTTTAGCCAAGAAAATCCGATTTATTTGCATGAGTTTCTTTACCCTTTGATGCAAGGTTATGATTCGGTGGCTGTACAGGCTGATGTGGAGTTGGGCGGAACTGACCAAAAGTTTAATATTGCGGTGGGAAGGGATTTGCAACGACATTTTGGTCAAAAACCTCAGTTTGGTTTGTTACTGCCGATTTTAATCGGGACTGATGGGGTGCAAAAGATGTCGAAGTCTTTGGGAAATTATGTGGGGTTGAAGGAAGATCCTCTGACGATGTACTCGAAGTTACAGGGAATTCCTGATGCGTTGTTGGATGAGTATTTTGAGTTGTTGACTAATTTGTTTTTGGATGAATTGCCAGAAAATCCGCGCGATCGCCAAAAACTTTTGGCTTTGGATGTGGTTTCTCAATATCACGGTAAGGATGTCGCTCTCAAAGCTAGAGAATCTCTAGAAAATATTAGTGGTGGCGATACTGCGGCGGCGGAAGCTGTGCCAACTTATTCTTTGTCTAATGTACAATTTCCCGCTCCTGTTTACTACATTCTCAATGCTAGTGGTTTGTGTAAAAGTAGTGGCGAAGGACGACGACAAATTCAAGGTGGTGCGGTGCGTTTGGATGGAGATCGCTTGACTGATGCTACTCTCGAGATTCAATCTCCTGAAGAACTATCTGGTAAAGTCTTACAAGTTGGTAAGAAAAAGTTTGTCCGTCTGATTCCCTAA
- the pyrF gene encoding orotidine-5'-phosphate decarboxylase: MNHEKIIVPLDVPTLSEAIALLDLLPQVSFWKVGLELFVNCGQEILTILHNRQKRIFLDLKFHDIPNTLAGACCSVQKYQVDLLTIHATAGRKALQAAVAAVENANQRPKLLAVTLLTSINSRELAFDLKIPLELPEYALQMALLAKESGLDGAICSPQEAAQLRQVCGEDFLLVCPGVRPSWADAGDQRRVMTPEKAIAAGADYLVIGRPITAADNPKLAWERICQDLSNL, translated from the coding sequence ATGAATCATGAGAAAATTATTGTTCCTTTAGATGTCCCAACGTTATCGGAGGCGATCGCGTTACTCGATCTTTTGCCTCAAGTTAGCTTCTGGAAGGTTGGCTTGGAATTATTTGTCAATTGTGGACAAGAAATCTTAACAATTTTGCACAATCGACAAAAACGGATTTTCCTCGATCTCAAATTCCATGACATTCCTAATACGCTCGCTGGTGCTTGTTGTTCGGTGCAAAAATATCAAGTAGATTTGCTCACAATTCACGCTACTGCGGGACGAAAAGCTTTGCAAGCCGCAGTTGCAGCCGTGGAAAATGCTAATCAAAGACCAAAATTGCTGGCTGTGACGCTACTGACAAGTATTAATTCACGGGAATTAGCTTTTGACCTAAAAATCCCTTTAGAATTGCCGGAATATGCTTTACAAATGGCACTTTTAGCGAAAGAATCGGGTTTAGATGGCGCAATTTGTTCGCCTCAAGAAGCAGCGCAATTACGGCAAGTATGTGGAGAAGATTTTCTCTTAGTTTGTCCCGGAGTGCGCCCCAGTTGGGCTGATGCAGGCGATCAACGCCGGGTGATGACTCCAGAAAAGGCGATCGCTGCGGGTGCAGATTATTTGGTCATCGGTCGTCCAATTACGGCTGCTGACAATCCTAAACTAGCTTGGGAGCGCATTTGTCAAGACTTGAGTAATCTCTAA